One genomic segment of Flagellimonas marinaquae includes these proteins:
- a CDS encoding DUF4331 family protein, translating into MKKTMKWLFGLGVLVTAATILISADHIDAPSSAGTSADIADFYAFEPNEGSDNTVFVVDLQSNVLPDLAYGTFDENVLTEINIDLDGDLVEDQVIQAIARDGRMYFFGPTAPAQTGLNSEVYTDAALGDVEISSSTAIVETTSDGVSLFAGPRQDPFFFDFFQFNAVISPELDSAPNGFLPPEEAADTFDGANTMSIIVEIPNSMLGTPTATNALGLLVYKTWVTTNRKQ; encoded by the coding sequence ATGAAAAAAACAATGAAATGGCTATTTGGCCTAGGTGTCTTGGTAACCGCTGCAACTATCTTGATTTCCGCGGACCATATTGACGCACCTTCATCTGCAGGAACCAGTGCGGATATTGCCGATTTTTATGCTTTTGAACCAAACGAGGGTTCTGATAACACCGTTTTTGTGGTGGATTTGCAATCCAATGTACTCCCCGATTTAGCTTACGGAACATTTGATGAGAACGTACTTACTGAAATCAATATTGATTTGGATGGTGACCTTGTGGAAGATCAGGTTATTCAGGCCATTGCGCGTGATGGGAGAATGTATTTTTTTGGTCCTACCGCACCTGCACAAACCGGATTGAATAGTGAAGTGTACACCGATGCCGCATTGGGAGACGTGGAAATTTCTTCGAGCACTGCCATTGTGGAGACTACCTCGGATGGTGTTTCCCTTTTCGCAGGACCAAGACAAGACCCTTTCTTTTTCGATTTCTTCCAATTTAATGCGGTGATTTCTCCAGAACTGGATTCTGCTCCGAACGGATTTTTACCTCCAGAGGAGGCTGCCGACACCTTTGATGGCGCCAATACGATGTCCATCATTGTGGAAATTCCCAATAGCATGTTGGGCACGCCAACAGCAACCAATGCTTTGGGACTTTTGGTGTATAAAACTTGGGTCACCACAAACAGAAAACAATAA
- a CDS encoding tetratricopeptide repeat protein: MKTIKFHTILMPMILFLVSCQQQETEFKTNRQDYDIYLAAAPAKATSKYFQLWDDKIKSDSVQLLSLGNVASEYNRFFSGTGNIQYLKDAERSLKKAVEIAAVGKAGYLRALARNYISQHRFREALELAEKAQSFGSGVNETQSLLFDLHMELGNYDLANQYLDSIQNMSDFGYLIRVAKWNDYKGDLDIAIQFMEKATARAESSKNKGLLLWSYTNLGDFYGHAGRIEESYNRYLRALHIDPQNAYAKKSIAWIVYSHERNGREALRILDSIMQKNQSPEYYLLKAEIADFMNNDMLRVQALDDYYKIVGNNPQYGDMYNAYNLDFLLEMDVEQKAYKLAQEEVNNRPTPESYGWLAYSLLHMGEKKKALELVEKHVMGATFEPAILHQAAEVYKANGLMEKVRELKQELLEAAYELGPIKEAQIAGL; encoded by the coding sequence ATGAAAACAATAAAATTTCACACCATTTTAATGCCGATGATACTGTTTTTGGTATCATGTCAGCAACAAGAAACAGAATTCAAGACCAATAGGCAGGATTATGATATATATCTGGCCGCTGCACCTGCTAAGGCTACCTCAAAGTACTTTCAGCTTTGGGACGATAAAATTAAATCGGATAGTGTACAATTGCTCAGTTTGGGGAACGTGGCAAGTGAGTATAACCGATTTTTTAGTGGGACTGGTAATATTCAGTATTTAAAGGACGCGGAACGATCCCTAAAAAAGGCAGTGGAAATTGCTGCCGTTGGTAAGGCGGGATACCTCCGGGCGTTGGCCAGAAATTACATCTCGCAGCACCGGTTTAGGGAGGCCCTGGAGTTAGCGGAAAAAGCCCAGAGCTTTGGTAGTGGTGTAAATGAGACCCAAAGCCTTCTATTTGATCTTCATATGGAATTGGGGAATTATGATCTCGCCAATCAATACTTGGATAGCATTCAGAATATGTCCGACTTTGGTTATCTGATACGAGTGGCCAAATGGAACGATTACAAAGGAGATTTGGATATTGCGATCCAGTTTATGGAAAAGGCCACAGCCCGAGCAGAATCCTCCAAAAACAAAGGATTACTATTGTGGTCCTATACCAACTTGGGTGACTTTTACGGTCATGCTGGAAGAATCGAGGAGTCCTATAACCGTTATCTACGTGCATTGCACATTGATCCCCAGAATGCGTATGCAAAAAAAAGTATTGCATGGATTGTTTACTCCCATGAAAGAAATGGTAGGGAAGCCCTGCGCATTCTGGATTCCATAATGCAAAAGAACCAATCCCCTGAATATTATTTACTGAAGGCCGAGATTGCCGATTTTATGAACAACGATATGCTTCGGGTGCAAGCCTTGGATGATTATTACAAAATAGTCGGAAACAATCCTCAATATGGCGATATGTACAATGCCTACAATTTAGATTTTTTGTTGGAGATGGATGTGGAGCAAAAAGCCTATAAACTTGCTCAGGAAGAGGTGAACAACAGGCCTACGCCAGAATCTTATGGTTGGCTGGCCTACAGTTTATTGCACATGGGAGAAAAGAAAAAAGCCTTGGAGCTGGTAGAAAAGCATGTAATGGGCGCCACTTTTGAGCCAGCCATTCTTCATCAAGCCGCTGAAGTCTATAAAGCAAATGGGCTGATGGAAAAAGTGAGAGAACTAAAACAGGAATTGTTGGAAGCGGCATATGAGCTTGGTCCCATAAAAGAAGCTCAGATAGCTGGTCTTTAA
- a CDS encoding 2TM domain-containing protein — protein sequence MKLFIKEFFKAILVGIAIFIVLLIFFYVKGWQLTYQEIWVEFWESMIFSVIIYMLNAASFIILMRKYNKELFTKKYIGYGILGNIVASIIGIVLARLVLMVGFYQKTIGQFLEEEQSSFYISSFVISMIVALLFYAAYYYKYYKERQVKEQKIIAGSASARFDALKNQLDPHFLFNSLNVLTSLIEEDPHQAQNFTTSLSKVYRYVLEQKNKDLVTVDEELKFARTYVRLLKMRFEDSIVFDIPDSCSRPEAKIVPLSLQLLLENAVKHNVVTSSRPLHIKVFEQQGMLVVSNNLQEKQVVKKSSGVGLQNIKQRYRILTDREMVIKKTENEFSVFLPMLTQKYTIMETQEHYIEEKRYTKAKERVRAIKDFYGNVLAYCIVIPFLWWLNFRTTDFLWAIFPSIGWGFGVLVHGMEAYGYNPLWGKRWEERKIKELMEKDDF from the coding sequence ATGAAACTTTTTATCAAGGAATTTTTTAAAGCAATATTAGTGGGGATAGCTATTTTTATAGTTCTCCTCATTTTTTTCTATGTCAAAGGATGGCAGCTCACTTATCAAGAAATCTGGGTGGAGTTTTGGGAGAGCATGATTTTCTCCGTGATCATTTACATGCTTAATGCGGCCTCCTTTATAATTTTAATGCGCAAATACAATAAGGAACTTTTTACCAAGAAATATATTGGTTATGGAATATTGGGCAACATTGTTGCCTCCATCATTGGTATTGTTCTTGCCCGTCTTGTTTTAATGGTCGGGTTTTATCAAAAAACCATTGGACAGTTTTTGGAGGAGGAACAATCATCCTTTTACATTAGTTCCTTTGTGATCTCCATGATCGTTGCGCTCTTGTTCTATGCGGCATATTACTACAAATACTACAAGGAAAGACAGGTAAAGGAGCAAAAAATTATAGCAGGTTCAGCTTCTGCCCGTTTCGATGCCCTTAAAAACCAATTGGATCCCCACTTTTTGTTCAATAGTTTGAATGTACTCACAAGTTTAATCGAAGAAGACCCGCACCAGGCGCAGAACTTTACCACTTCGTTGTCCAAAGTGTACCGTTACGTATTGGAACAGAAGAATAAAGATTTGGTTACTGTGGACGAGGAATTAAAGTTCGCCCGGACCTATGTACGCTTGCTAAAAATGCGTTTTGAGGACAGTATTGTATTCGACATTCCAGATAGCTGTTCCCGACCCGAAGCCAAAATAGTTCCCCTTTCGTTACAACTTTTATTGGAAAATGCCGTAAAACATAATGTGGTGACGTCTTCCCGACCCTTGCATATCAAGGTTTTTGAACAGCAAGGTATGTTGGTGGTAAGCAACAATCTTCAAGAAAAGCAGGTAGTAAAGAAGAGTAGTGGGGTAGGACTTCAAAATATAAAACAGCGCTATCGCATACTAACCGATCGCGAGATGGTCATTAAAAAGACCGAGAACGAGTTTAGTGTGTTCCTGCCAATGCTTACTCAGAAATACACGATAATGGAAACACAGGAGCATTATATTGAAGAAAAACGCTATACAAAGGCAAAAGAACGGGTAAGGGCCATAAAGGACTTTTATGGCAATGTATTGGCCTATTGTATCGTAATTCCTTTTTTATGGTGGCTCAATTTCCGTACAACGGACTTTCTGTGGGCCATTTTCCCTAGTATTGGTTGGGGCTTTGGTGTACTGGTGCATGGTATGGAAGCCTATGGCTATAACCCCTTATGGGGCAAACGTTGGGAAGAGCGCAAGATCAAGGAGCTTATGGAGAAAGATGATTTTTGA
- a CDS encoding 2TM domain-containing protein yields the protein MKNFTEDRYSRAKERVENLKGFFYSLISYCVIIPLLVYINYRTTDIPWALFPAAGWGLGLLFQGLTAYGRNPILGKEWEERKIQEFMNNKEF from the coding sequence ATGAAAAATTTTACAGAAGACCGATACTCCAGGGCAAAGGAAAGAGTGGAGAACCTCAAAGGATTCTTTTATAGCCTGATCTCTTATTGTGTAATTATACCTTTATTGGTGTACATTAACTATAGGACCACCGATATTCCGTGGGCATTGTTCCCCGCAGCAGGATGGGGCTTGGGACTGTTGTTCCAGGGGCTTACAGCTTACGGACGAAACCCTATCTTGGGAAAGGAATGGGAAGAGCGTAAGATTCAGGAGTTTATGAACAACAAAGAATTTTAA
- a CDS encoding LETM1-related biofilm-associated protein — protein sequence MNPSASGWINKFGHLVNQESSLFEDFDSMYQELKTNGFVYGVHLDIPSFIEVEHTLTEDEIAKINLLSALYFTYTFEVGKNDFEAFVEKVFEYYQSLNVSRVSYLNKIFSGSKTESQLEKLIDSRIYLSDNTFSRAFGNSLTNSLLYVDILIFMVYLRGNNNVMEHAQLLEYVTINIVYHALNAKETHESDAKLIQLLGSSLTYVDLDEAKYDGDYTDLLSRNFTENERDYFLDMACLTIWEDKTLDYTETDYIFGLGKDLKKTKKEIESELKFVKNFFEENKEKIAYLNNKNLAVQFYDGMSKNVTKLILRNSKRLKKELTESRELVSLLSKSTIKDLSPEEKKKVQNQLLDIFKSIPSLAIFMLPGGAVLLPIFIKLIPKLLPSAFDDNRIEEK from the coding sequence ATGAACCCTTCTGCATCCGGATGGATCAATAAGTTCGGCCACCTTGTTAATCAAGAGTCTTCTCTCTTTGAAGACTTTGACAGTATGTACCAAGAACTAAAGACAAATGGGTTCGTTTATGGCGTTCACTTGGACATACCCTCCTTTATTGAAGTGGAACACACTTTAACAGAAGACGAAATTGCCAAGATCAATCTCCTTTCCGCTCTATATTTTACCTATACTTTTGAGGTGGGAAAGAACGATTTTGAAGCCTTCGTGGAAAAAGTATTCGAGTATTATCAATCCCTTAATGTTAGCCGTGTATCCTATCTAAACAAAATATTTAGTGGTTCCAAAACAGAATCCCAACTGGAAAAACTGATCGATTCCAGAATTTATTTGAGCGATAATACCTTTAGCCGGGCATTTGGCAATAGCCTAACCAATTCTTTGCTCTATGTGGATATACTAATTTTTATGGTATACCTTCGTGGGAACAATAATGTTATGGAGCATGCCCAACTTTTGGAGTACGTTACCATCAACATTGTGTACCATGCACTAAACGCCAAAGAAACCCACGAGTCCGATGCAAAACTGATACAATTATTGGGTTCTTCCTTAACCTATGTTGATCTGGACGAGGCAAAATATGATGGTGATTACACCGATTTACTGTCCCGAAATTTTACTGAGAACGAGAGAGATTATTTCTTGGATATGGCCTGCTTGACCATCTGGGAAGACAAGACTTTGGACTATACTGAAACCGACTATATTTTTGGGTTGGGGAAGGACTTGAAAAAGACTAAAAAAGAGATAGAATCCGAGCTGAAATTTGTGAAGAATTTCTTTGAGGAAAACAAGGAAAAAATAGCCTACTTGAACAACAAAAATTTAGCTGTTCAATTCTATGATGGGATGTCCAAAAATGTCACCAAACTAATCCTGAGAAATAGCAAAAGATTAAAAAAAGAACTTACTGAAAGTCGGGAATTGGTCTCCCTTTTATCCAAGTCGACCATTAAAGATCTAAGCCCGGAAGAAAAGAAAAAAGTGCAGAACCAATTGTTGGATATTTTTAAGAGCATACCCTCATTGGCCATTTTTATGTTGCCCGGCGGGGCGGTACTTTTACCAATTTTCATTAAATTGATTCCCAAACTGCTGCCTTCGGCCTTCGACGATAATCGGATTGAGGAAAAATAG
- a CDS encoding 2TM domain-containing protein, whose product MENMDNENKYIRARERVDELKKFYGNLTSYVLVISGLALINYFSNGFGYMWFLWAAFGWGIGLLFHALKTFDLNPFFGKQWEKRKIEEFMREDEKNNKWK is encoded by the coding sequence ATGGAAAATATGGATAACGAAAACAAATACATTAGGGCAAGGGAACGAGTGGACGAGCTTAAAAAGTTCTACGGTAACCTTACTTCCTATGTGCTGGTAATTTCCGGATTGGCCTTGATCAATTACTTTTCCAACGGATTTGGGTATATGTGGTTTCTATGGGCAGCATTTGGATGGGGAATCGGATTGCTTTTCCATGCCTTGAAGACCTTTGATCTAAACCCATTTTTTGGCAAGCAATGGGAAAAGCGTAAGATAGAGGAATTTATGCGGGAGGATGAAAAGAACAATAAATGGAAATAA
- a CDS encoding LytR/AlgR family response regulator transcription factor, which produces MNVLIIEDEKPAARRLSRLLSELEIDVSTMLHSVEDSIVWFQDNPHPDLIFLDIQLSDGLSFEIFDVVEVKSAIIFTTAYDEYALQAFKLNSIDYLLKPIDEEELESAVKKYRDFKPENRKIPVDFNDIKKLLINPLEREYKKRFTAKVGQHLKIINADEVECFYSENKGTYAATSDGRNYLLDTTLEQLEEELEPHTFFRVSRKFYVNINHIADIISYTNSRLQIKLNHFNEHEIIVSRERVRDFKLWLE; this is translated from the coding sequence ATGAATGTCCTAATAATCGAAGACGAAAAACCAGCGGCAAGACGATTATCCAGATTGCTTTCAGAATTGGAAATTGATGTTTCCACCATGTTGCATTCGGTGGAAGATTCCATTGTTTGGTTTCAAGATAATCCACATCCCGATCTGATCTTTCTGGATATCCAATTATCAGATGGTCTTTCCTTCGAAATTTTTGATGTGGTCGAGGTAAAAAGTGCCATAATTTTCACCACTGCTTATGATGAATATGCACTACAGGCTTTTAAGTTGAACAGCATTGATTATTTACTAAAACCTATTGATGAGGAAGAGTTGGAAAGTGCGGTTAAAAAGTACAGGGATTTTAAGCCGGAAAACCGAAAAATCCCGGTCGATTTTAACGACATAAAAAAGCTCTTGATAAACCCTTTGGAACGTGAGTACAAAAAACGTTTTACGGCCAAGGTGGGACAGCACTTAAAAATTATAAATGCGGACGAAGTAGAATGTTTTTATAGTGAGAACAAAGGTACCTATGCGGCGACTTCGGACGGTAGAAATTATTTGCTGGATACTACCCTGGAGCAATTGGAGGAGGAGTTGGAACCACATACTTTTTTTAGGGTGAGCCGAAAGTTCTACGTGAACATCAACCATATAGCAGACATTATTTCATACACCAATTCAAGGCTTCAAATTAAGCTCAACCATTTTAATGAGCACGAAATTATTGTAAGTAGGGAAAGAGTAAGAGACTTCAAGCTATGGTTGGAGTAA
- a CDS encoding 2TM domain-containing protein yields MENKNISLEAAKKRVKELKGYYRHIMIFVIVNGILVLLRTGVLNSLLPVAFPKESYYYEWVNANILIWGVILLVHTLIIFRHKITFFKKWEERQIQKYMEEDETNDY; encoded by the coding sequence ATGGAGAACAAAAACATTTCTTTGGAGGCGGCCAAAAAACGGGTTAAAGAACTGAAAGGATATTACAGGCATATTATGATCTTTGTGATCGTAAACGGTATTCTGGTATTGTTAAGAACAGGGGTGCTCAATTCACTTTTACCAGTGGCATTTCCAAAAGAATCATATTATTACGAATGGGTAAATGCCAATATTTTGATTTGGGGAGTGATATTGCTTGTACATACTTTGATTATTTTTAGGCATAAAATCACTTTCTTTAAAAAATGGGAAGAACGCCAGATCCAAAAATATATGGAAGAGGATGAAACCAATGATTATTGA
- a CDS encoding FMN-binding negative transcriptional regulator, producing MYIPSHYQNQNIDEIKDFLRANSFGILINIVDHKPWGTHIPLELETDVDGSDILVGHIAKANPQWKNFTANTEVLCIFNGPHAYVSSSWYEEEEVPTWNYIAVHVYGNLQILTEEETMESMHRLVDKYEKNSKNPVSLKEMSPKTLRQVKGVVGFKIRISDFQATYKLSQTRMEDHHKIVSELEERSDPGSKGIADHMKGG from the coding sequence ATGTACATTCCTTCCCATTATCAAAATCAAAACATTGATGAGATCAAAGATTTTTTAAGGGCAAACAGTTTTGGCATTTTAATCAATATTGTGGACCATAAGCCATGGGGCACCCACATTCCCTTGGAATTGGAAACCGATGTGGACGGGAGCGATATTTTGGTCGGCCATATTGCCAAGGCCAATCCGCAATGGAAAAATTTTACTGCCAATACGGAAGTACTATGCATTTTTAACGGGCCACATGCCTACGTTTCCTCATCATGGTACGAGGAAGAGGAAGTCCCAACCTGGAATTATATTGCGGTACATGTGTATGGCAATTTGCAGATCTTGACCGAAGAAGAAACCATGGAATCCATGCACAGACTGGTGGACAAGTACGAGAAGAATTCCAAAAACCCCGTATCCTTAAAAGAAATGTCGCCCAAAACATTGCGACAAGTCAAAGGTGTGGTGGGATTTAAAATTAGAATATCCGATTTTCAAGCCACCTACAAACTGTCCCAAACGCGAATGGAAGACCATCACAAGATAGTTTCGGAGTTAGAAGAACGTTCCGACCCGGGCAGCAAAGGGATTGCCGACCATATGAAAGGTGGATAA
- a CDS encoding 2TM domain-containing protein, whose translation MEIIVENFNKEKYNRAKKRVEEIKGFYIHSAIYIVINTFILINIYVRTDNFWQWEHFITLVAWGIGLMFHASKTFGVNPFLGRDWEQRQIQKYMDEDKEEMKKYK comes from the coding sequence ATGGAAATAATCGTGGAAAACTTTAATAAAGAAAAATATAATAGAGCAAAAAAACGGGTAGAGGAGATCAAAGGCTTCTATATCCATTCTGCAATATATATAGTGATCAATACTTTTATTTTGATCAATATTTACGTGAGAACAGACAATTTTTGGCAGTGGGAACATTTCATCACTTTAGTGGCCTGGGGCATAGGGTTAATGTTCCACGCATCCAAGACATTTGGTGTAAACCCATTTTTGGGCAGGGATTGGGAACAGCGCCAAATACAAAAGTACATGGACGAGGACAAAGAGGAAATGAAAAAATATAAGTAA